In Microbacterium sp. SLBN-146, one genomic interval encodes:
- the rapZ gene encoding RNase adapter RapZ: MTESTRHAEVLIVTGMSGAGRSTAANALEDLDWYVVDNLPPQMLTPMLDLTQIAAGALPKIAVVVDVRGRDMFAELPAVMRTLRDRQQLRSIFLDASDEVLVRRFEAVRRPHPLQGDGTILDGIRRERNKLASVRERADIIVDTSSLNIHQLSTRIVDLFSDEGQARHTLTIMSFGFKYGLPPDADMVADMRFLPNPFWNEDLRSLTGEDAAVRDFVLAQPGAREFIDSYSEALVPVLEGYQRENKRHAVVAVGCTGGKHRSVVTARELADRLSNVAGVAVRVKDRDLGRE, translated from the coding sequence ATGACCGAATCGACACGCCACGCCGAAGTCCTCATCGTCACAGGCATGTCCGGCGCGGGTCGATCCACGGCGGCGAACGCGTTGGAAGACCTCGATTGGTACGTCGTCGACAATCTCCCCCCGCAGATGCTCACGCCCATGCTGGATCTGACGCAGATCGCCGCAGGCGCGCTCCCGAAGATCGCGGTCGTCGTCGATGTCCGCGGGCGCGACATGTTCGCCGAGCTTCCTGCCGTCATGCGGACGCTCCGTGACCGACAGCAGCTCAGGTCGATCTTCCTCGATGCGTCCGACGAGGTTCTCGTGCGGCGGTTCGAGGCCGTCCGGCGTCCGCATCCGCTCCAGGGCGACGGCACGATCCTCGACGGCATCCGGCGGGAGCGCAACAAGCTCGCGTCCGTGCGGGAGCGGGCAGACATCATCGTCGACACGTCCTCCCTCAACATCCATCAGCTCTCGACCCGCATCGTCGATCTCTTCTCCGACGAAGGTCAGGCGCGGCACACGCTGACGATCATGAGCTTCGGGTTCAAGTACGGTCTTCCTCCCGACGCCGACATGGTGGCCGATATGCGATTCCTCCCCAACCCGTTCTGGAACGAGGATCTCCGCTCGCTCACAGGGGAGGACGCGGCCGTGCGAGACTTCGTTCTCGCGCAGCCGGGTGCGCGAGAGTTCATCGATTCCTATTCCGAGGCACTCGTGCCCGTGCTCGAGGGGTACCAGCGGGAGAACAAGCGTCATGCGGTCGTCGCTGTCGGATGCACAGGGGGAAAGCATCGATCGGTTGTGACGGCCCGCGAGCTCGCGGATCGCCTGTCGAACGTCGCGGGGGTTGCGGTGAGGGTCAAGGACCGCGACCTCGGACGCGAGTGA
- the uvrC gene encoding excinuclease ABC subunit UvrC: MARSAPTVAYKPRPGEIPTNPGVYRFRDRDGRVLYVGKAKNLRARLSNYFAPLHTLHERTRRMVLTAASVEWTVVATDVDSLQLEYQWIKEFDPPFNVRYRDDKSYPFMAVTLADEAPRVIVTRNRRISGAKYFGPYPKVWAVHDTIDQLIRVFPIRTCSDASYRKAMATGRPCFPGQIGRCGGPCSMKVSIDEHRAIVDDFVAFMAGGDERFARELTARMREASAAQDYEAAAQYRDRLQAIDAVLKRSALVLSEDTDADLFGIAEDELAAAVQHFVIRGGRVRGVRATTIEKEIDIAGADLVDQILQRTYGDAAPADIPKQVLVPVLPDDASDIEDWLRERRGRNVSIQVAQRGRKSELLATATLNAQQALMLYKTRRTSDYVARTQALTDLQEALGLAEAPLRIECFDVSHLSGTNVVASMVVFEDGLPRKDQYRSFGVAETTDDTDSLYQVLTRRLAYLDRPEDAMEDELRTAGGEVAQPGASSADDEAVVSTRRKPRFAYRPQLLVVDGGQPQVAAAARALRDAGHEEIALCGIAKRLEEVWLPDEDYPVILPRTSEALYLLQRLRDEAHRFAISHQRKRRRRDIQSVLADVPGLGEARIRALLRHFGSVAALKRATPEEITELPGVGPKLAAAIHAHLTSR, from the coding sequence ATGGCCCGGTCCGCACCCACGGTCGCGTACAAGCCGCGCCCGGGGGAGATCCCCACGAATCCGGGTGTCTACCGCTTCCGGGATCGCGACGGGCGCGTCCTGTACGTCGGCAAGGCGAAGAACCTCCGTGCTCGACTGTCGAACTACTTCGCCCCGCTGCACACCCTGCATGAGCGCACCCGTCGGATGGTGCTGACCGCGGCATCCGTAGAGTGGACCGTCGTCGCGACGGACGTCGACTCCCTGCAGCTCGAGTACCAGTGGATCAAGGAGTTCGATCCTCCGTTCAACGTCCGCTATCGCGACGACAAGTCGTATCCCTTCATGGCCGTGACCCTTGCAGACGAGGCACCCCGGGTCATCGTGACGCGCAACAGGCGCATCTCCGGTGCGAAGTACTTCGGTCCGTACCCGAAGGTGTGGGCGGTCCACGACACGATCGACCAGTTGATCCGGGTCTTCCCCATCCGCACCTGCAGCGACGCCTCGTATCGCAAGGCCATGGCCACGGGACGACCGTGCTTCCCCGGGCAGATCGGTCGGTGCGGAGGTCCCTGCTCGATGAAGGTGTCGATCGACGAGCATCGCGCCATCGTCGACGACTTCGTCGCGTTCATGGCCGGCGGCGATGAGCGTTTCGCGCGCGAACTGACGGCACGTATGCGCGAGGCATCCGCCGCTCAGGATTACGAAGCGGCGGCGCAGTACCGCGATCGCCTCCAGGCGATCGATGCCGTCCTCAAGAGAAGCGCGCTCGTTCTGTCGGAGGACACGGACGCTGATCTCTTCGGTATCGCTGAGGACGAGCTGGCCGCCGCGGTTCAGCACTTCGTGATCCGCGGCGGCCGCGTGCGCGGTGTGCGAGCCACGACGATCGAGAAGGAGATCGACATCGCCGGGGCGGACCTCGTCGATCAGATCCTGCAGCGCACGTACGGTGACGCAGCGCCCGCGGACATCCCGAAGCAGGTGCTGGTGCCCGTGCTCCCCGATGACGCCTCCGACATCGAGGACTGGCTGCGCGAACGCCGTGGACGGAACGTCTCGATTCAGGTCGCGCAGCGCGGTCGCAAGTCCGAGCTCCTCGCGACGGCGACCCTCAACGCGCAGCAGGCGCTCATGCTCTACAAGACCCGTCGCACGAGCGACTACGTCGCGCGGACCCAGGCCCTCACCGACCTGCAGGAGGCACTCGGGCTCGCCGAGGCACCATTGCGCATCGAGTGCTTCGACGTCTCGCATCTCTCCGGAACGAACGTCGTCGCCTCCATGGTGGTGTTCGAGGACGGCTTGCCCCGCAAGGACCAGTACCGTTCGTTCGGCGTCGCCGAGACGACGGACGACACCGATTCGCTCTACCAGGTGCTGACACGCCGTCTGGCGTATCTGGATCGACCCGAAGATGCGATGGAGGATGAGCTCCGCACCGCCGGGGGAGAGGTCGCTCAGCCGGGCGCCTCGTCGGCCGATGACGAGGCCGTCGTGTCGACGCGGCGCAAACCCCGCTTCGCCTATCGGCCGCAGCTGCTCGTCGTCGACGGCGGCCAGCCCCAGGTGGCTGCGGCGGCTCGTGCACTGCGCGACGCGGGCCACGAGGAGATCGCACTGTGCGGCATCGCGAAGCGCCTCGAGGAGGTGTGGCTCCCCGACGAGGACTACCCCGTGATCCTGCCACGCACGAGTGAGGCGCTCTACCTGCTTCAGCGGCTGCGAGACGAAGCCCATCGCTTCGCCATCTCGCATCAGCGCAAGCGCCGCCGCCGCGACATCCAGAGCGTCCTCGCCGACGTTCCGGGCCTCGGCGAAGCGCGCATCCGGGCGCTTCTGCGTCACTTCGGCTCGGTTGCGGCACTCAAACGCGCCACGCCCGAAGAGATCACGGAACTCCCCGGAGTCGGGCCGAAGCTCGCCGCAGCGATCCATGCGCACCTGACGAGTCGCTAG
- the uvrA gene encoding excinuclease ABC subunit UvrA yields MTPSVERSLRPTGHSSGSLSVRGARVHNLKNVDLDIPRDSLVVFTGLSGSGKSSLAFDTIFAEGQRRYVESLSAYARQFLGQVDRPDVDFIEGLSPAVSIDQKSTNRNPRSTVGTITEIHDYMRLLWARIGIPHCPVCGERIQRQTVQQIADQLMDLPEKTRYQIVAPVVSQKKGEFVDLFRELGAKGYARAIVDGELIQLSDPPTLKKSYKHDIAVVVDRLVAAPDILSRVTDSVETALGLASGIVQVNFVDEEGDDAWQSFSEKLACPNGHPLQLTEIEPRTFSFNAPFGACPTCSGLGTRMAVDVDLMLGDEELSISEGVLIPWTTQGKGLFQYYERLLQGLAADLDFSLDTPWKDLHSDVRDAVLRGENYKVTVKWKNRYGREMRYSSGFEGVVPYIERQYLQAESDTQRQRWSEYLREVPCPACNGDRLKPEVLAVLVHGSSIAQASRLSLAEAQEFFQRLELTDREAKIAAAVLREIRARLQFLLQVGLNYLSLSRSAGSLSGGEAQRIRLATQIGSGLTGVLYVLDEPSIGLHQRDNRRLIETLLTLRDLGNTLIVVEHDEETIHAADWIVDIGPRAGVEGGAVVHSGPLAALLEDGNSITGDYLAGRRAIATPKKRRKIDKKRQISVVGARENNLRNVTVDFPLGLLTSVTGVSGSGKSTLVNGILYEVLANRLNGARRVAGKHTRVTGLDNLDKVVHVDQAPIGRTPRSNPATYTGVFDRIRTLFSDTPEAKVRGYQPGRFSFNVKGGRCEACSGDGTIKIEMNFLPDVYVDCEVCHGKRYNRDTLAVHYKGKNIAEVLEMPISEAAEFFEPIQAIHRYLKTLVDVGLGYVRLGQSATTLSGGEAQRVKLATELQRRSNGRSIYVLDEPTTGLHFEDVARLLEVLNGLVDKGNTVIVIEHNLDVIKSSDWIIDLGPEGGSGGGQIVATGTPEQVARAEGSYTGEFLAEVLGVAGAQRKAG; encoded by the coding sequence GTGACGCCTTCTGTCGAGCGCTCTCTGCGTCCCACCGGCCACTCGAGCGGGTCACTCAGCGTGCGTGGCGCGCGGGTGCACAACCTCAAGAACGTCGATCTGGACATTCCGAGGGATTCCCTCGTCGTCTTCACGGGCCTCTCGGGCTCGGGCAAGTCGAGCCTCGCCTTCGACACGATCTTCGCGGAAGGCCAGCGGCGCTACGTCGAGTCGCTGAGCGCGTACGCGCGCCAGTTCCTCGGCCAGGTGGATCGCCCCGACGTCGATTTCATCGAGGGGTTGAGCCCCGCGGTGTCGATCGATCAGAAGTCGACCAACCGCAATCCGCGATCGACCGTAGGGACGATCACCGAGATCCACGACTACATGCGTCTCCTGTGGGCGCGCATCGGTATTCCGCACTGTCCCGTCTGCGGCGAGCGGATTCAGCGCCAGACGGTTCAGCAGATCGCGGACCAACTCATGGATCTCCCCGAGAAGACGCGCTATCAGATCGTCGCGCCGGTGGTCTCGCAGAAGAAGGGTGAGTTCGTCGATCTCTTCCGCGAGCTCGGCGCCAAGGGCTACGCGCGCGCGATCGTCGACGGCGAGCTCATCCAGCTGTCGGATCCGCCCACCCTCAAGAAGAGCTACAAGCACGACATCGCCGTCGTCGTCGATCGTCTCGTGGCAGCGCCCGACATCCTCAGCCGCGTCACCGATTCCGTGGAGACCGCTCTGGGACTTGCTTCGGGAATCGTCCAGGTGAACTTCGTCGACGAAGAGGGCGATGACGCGTGGCAGTCCTTCTCCGAGAAGCTCGCATGTCCGAACGGCCATCCGCTGCAGCTGACCGAGATCGAGCCGCGGACGTTCTCGTTCAATGCCCCGTTCGGCGCGTGCCCCACCTGCTCGGGCCTCGGAACGCGGATGGCGGTCGACGTCGACCTGATGCTGGGCGACGAGGAGCTCTCGATCAGCGAGGGCGTCCTGATTCCTTGGACGACGCAGGGGAAGGGTCTCTTCCAGTACTACGAGCGGCTGCTCCAAGGTCTTGCCGCAGATCTCGACTTCTCGCTCGACACGCCGTGGAAGGACCTCCACTCCGATGTCCGCGACGCGGTTCTCCGCGGCGAGAACTACAAGGTCACCGTGAAGTGGAAGAACCGCTACGGGCGTGAGATGCGGTACTCCTCGGGGTTCGAGGGCGTCGTGCCGTACATCGAGCGTCAGTATCTCCAGGCCGAGTCCGACACGCAGCGTCAGCGGTGGTCCGAGTACCTGCGAGAAGTACCGTGCCCGGCCTGCAACGGGGATCGACTCAAGCCCGAAGTCCTCGCCGTCCTCGTGCACGGGAGTTCCATCGCACAGGCGTCGCGGTTGAGCCTCGCTGAGGCGCAGGAGTTCTTCCAGCGCCTCGAGCTGACCGACCGCGAGGCCAAGATCGCCGCTGCGGTTCTCCGCGAGATTCGCGCGCGTCTGCAGTTCCTCCTGCAGGTCGGGCTGAACTACTTGAGCCTGAGCCGCTCGGCGGGGTCCCTCTCCGGCGGAGAAGCCCAGCGCATCCGCCTGGCGACGCAGATCGGTTCCGGCCTCACCGGCGTGCTCTACGTGCTCGACGAGCCCTCGATCGGTCTCCACCAGCGCGACAACCGACGCCTCATCGAAACGCTCCTGACCCTGCGCGACCTGGGGAACACGCTCATCGTCGTCGAACACGACGAGGAGACCATCCACGCGGCGGACTGGATCGTCGACATCGGACCCCGCGCGGGAGTCGAAGGCGGTGCCGTCGTGCACTCCGGGCCGCTCGCGGCTCTGCTCGAGGACGGCAACTCGATCACGGGCGACTACCTCGCCGGACGGCGGGCGATCGCAACACCCAAAAAGCGACGCAAGATCGACAAGAAGCGGCAGATCAGCGTCGTCGGTGCGCGCGAGAACAACTTGAGGAACGTCACGGTCGACTTCCCGCTGGGGCTCCTCACCTCCGTGACGGGCGTCAGCGGATCGGGCAAATCGACGCTCGTGAACGGCATCCTCTACGAGGTGCTGGCCAACCGGCTCAACGGCGCGCGCCGCGTCGCGGGCAAGCACACGCGCGTGACGGGTCTCGACAACCTCGACAAGGTCGTCCACGTCGATCAGGCACCGATCGGTCGCACGCCGCGGTCGAATCCGGCGACCTACACGGGTGTCTTCGACCGGATCCGGACGCTCTTCAGCGACACTCCCGAGGCGAAGGTGCGCGGATATCAGCCAGGACGCTTCAGCTTCAACGTCAAGGGCGGACGCTGCGAGGCATGCTCCGGTGACGGCACGATCAAGATCGAGATGAACTTCCTCCCCGACGTGTACGTCGACTGCGAGGTGTGCCACGGCAAGCGGTACAACCGTGACACGCTCGCCGTGCACTACAAGGGCAAGAACATCGCCGAGGTGCTCGAGATGCCCATCTCGGAGGCCGCGGAGTTCTTCGAGCCGATTCAGGCCATCCACCGTTACCTCAAGACGCTCGTGGACGTCGGGCTCGGATACGTACGACTGGGTCAGTCGGCGACGACTCTCTCGGGCGGCGAAGCGCAGCGCGTCAAGCTCGCCACGGAACTCCAGCGGAGGTCCAACGGTCGCTCCATCTACGTTCTGGACGAGCCGACGACGGGCCTCCACTTCGAGGACGTCGCCCGCCTCCTCGAGGTGCTGAACGGACTCGTGGACAAGGGCAACACCGTCATCGTCATCGAGCACAACCTCGACGTCATCAAGTCGTCCGACTGGATCATCGATCTCGGCCCCGAGGGCGGGTCGGGCGGCGGCCAGATCGTCGCGACGGGCACGCCCGAGCAGGTTGCGCGCGCCGAGGGCAGCTACACCGGCGAGTTCCTCGCGGAGGTGCTGGGGGTGGCCGGAGCCCAGCGCAAGGCCGGCTGA
- a CDS encoding bifunctional UDP-sugar hydrolase/5'-nucleotidase, which translates to MRNRSVPDRGPLRRRFLAGAALVALSAGTLSALPAYAADPVTIDLITINDLHGRLEASSPAGGAAALTTAVQQARAANPNTIFASAGDNIGASTFTSFIQQDNPTIDALNAAGLDVSAVGNHEFDAGFADLTDRVIPRAEFPYLGANVYKADGTRALQAYEIVTVAAGIDVAFVGAVTEEMPSLVSPAGIAGLQFRDIATEVNAAADEATAAGAEIVVALVHEGGSSNPADATDASTPLGSIVTGLDADVDMLVTSHTHATYAYDVGSLRVTQAGQYGERFQKTSITYNPDTGAVSLAPTTTTAMWNTAVNPPQPTIVPDLTDPVVSAVDSIVRAAVAFATVEGSKPVGNITADFRRELQPRTPTAQNPATTEEARGAESTLGNFVADVQLWAAQQRAAETQIAFMNPGGLRADLVYAGSGGANADGVVTYAEAAGVQPFANTLVTMSLTGAQIDAVLEQQWQPAAASRPFLKLGVSEGLTYVTNYDAAVGSRVTNLRLDGVPIDPAASYRIVVNSFLASGGDNFGTFAAGTSRADSGLVDLGAMVDWFAANGSASPDLAQRSIGVGLSAPSNPAGYEAGSTLTLDLSSLDFTQTATAAGTVSVSIAGIPVGSAPIDRSLVALTDRAGRATLTVTIPQAAVGSGSDATQVPLSITTPVGTSFELSIPVLPAADVTAPTVTVKPESQGKDGVYRSVSFKLFDAGKIARLTLNGVEKDLVDNVWSDLNGVKPGVFGGKSGVNELKVYDVAGNVTTVSFVLDVTGPTVTMKTGRGETVTTGNGSYARVSFKLFDQYKIDRLTLNGVEKNLTDNTWSDLNGVTPGAFGGKRGVNELTVYDVVGNSTTLTFTLAGN; encoded by the coding sequence ATGCGCAACAGATCAGTCCCCGATCGCGGCCCTCTCCGCCGTCGTTTCCTCGCGGGCGCGGCCCTCGTGGCGCTGTCAGCCGGCACCCTCTCCGCACTTCCCGCGTACGCGGCGGATCCCGTCACGATAGACCTGATCACGATCAACGACCTCCACGGTCGTCTGGAAGCATCGTCTCCCGCGGGCGGCGCCGCGGCCCTGACGACGGCCGTGCAGCAGGCTCGCGCAGCCAACCCGAACACGATCTTCGCCTCCGCGGGCGACAACATCGGCGCATCCACGTTCACGTCGTTCATTCAGCAGGACAACCCGACGATCGATGCGCTGAACGCCGCGGGACTGGATGTCAGCGCGGTCGGCAATCACGAATTCGACGCCGGTTTCGCCGACCTGACCGACAGAGTCATCCCGCGCGCCGAGTTCCCGTATCTCGGGGCCAACGTCTACAAGGCAGACGGCACGCGCGCTCTCCAGGCGTACGAGATCGTCACGGTCGCGGCGGGCATCGACGTCGCCTTCGTCGGCGCGGTCACAGAGGAGATGCCATCTCTCGTGAGCCCTGCGGGCATCGCGGGCCTGCAGTTCCGTGACATCGCGACCGAGGTCAATGCCGCGGCGGATGAGGCGACAGCTGCCGGCGCCGAGATCGTCGTCGCCCTCGTTCACGAGGGAGGATCGTCGAACCCGGCGGACGCCACCGACGCGTCCACGCCGCTCGGGAGCATCGTGACGGGTCTCGACGCCGACGTCGACATGCTCGTCACATCGCACACCCATGCGACCTACGCCTACGACGTCGGTTCCCTCCGCGTGACGCAGGCAGGGCAGTACGGTGAGCGCTTCCAGAAGACCTCGATCACGTACAACCCTGACACCGGCGCGGTGTCGTTGGCACCGACCACGACCACCGCGATGTGGAACACGGCGGTCAACCCGCCGCAGCCGACGATCGTTCCAGACCTCACGGATCCGGTCGTGAGCGCCGTCGATTCCATCGTGCGCGCTGCCGTCGCATTCGCAACCGTCGAAGGATCCAAGCCGGTGGGGAACATCACGGCGGACTTCCGGCGGGAGCTGCAACCGCGGACCCCGACCGCACAGAACCCCGCGACGACCGAGGAAGCGCGCGGCGCCGAGTCGACGCTCGGCAACTTCGTCGCCGATGTGCAGCTGTGGGCTGCCCAGCAGCGCGCAGCGGAGACGCAGATCGCGTTCATGAACCCCGGTGGACTCCGGGCGGATCTCGTCTACGCGGGCAGCGGGGGAGCCAATGCCGACGGCGTGGTCACGTACGCGGAAGCAGCCGGTGTGCAGCCCTTCGCCAACACGCTCGTCACGATGTCGCTGACGGGCGCGCAGATCGACGCCGTCCTCGAACAGCAGTGGCAGCCCGCCGCTGCATCTCGTCCCTTCCTGAAGCTCGGGGTTTCCGAGGGCCTGACGTACGTCACCAACTACGACGCCGCCGTCGGATCCCGGGTCACGAACCTGCGACTCGACGGAGTGCCGATCGATCCCGCAGCCTCGTACCGGATCGTCGTCAACTCCTTCCTGGCATCCGGAGGAGACAACTTCGGCACGTTCGCTGCAGGCACGTCTCGCGCCGACTCGGGTCTCGTCGATCTCGGGGCCATGGTGGACTGGTTCGCGGCGAACGGATCGGCGTCTCCCGACCTCGCCCAGCGTTCGATCGGCGTCGGACTGTCAGCGCCGTCGAACCCCGCAGGGTACGAGGCCGGTAGCACGCTGACGCTCGATCTCTCTTCGCTCGACTTCACGCAGACGGCAACCGCAGCGGGGACCGTCTCGGTCTCGATCGCCGGGATCCCCGTCGGATCGGCGCCGATCGATCGATCCCTCGTCGCGCTCACCGACCGCGCCGGGCGCGCCACCCTGACGGTGACGATCCCCCAAGCCGCTGTCGGGTCTGGTTCAGATGCCACCCAGGTACCGCTGTCGATCACAACGCCGGTCGGGACGAGCTTCGAGCTCTCGATTCCTGTCCTCCCGGCCGCCGATGTGACGGCGCCGACGGTGACGGTGAAGCCGGAGTCGCAGGGGAAGGATGGGGTGTATCGGTCGGTGTCGTTCAAGTTGTTCGATGCGGGGAAGATCGCCCGGTTGACGCTCAACGGTGTCGAGAAGGATCTGGTCGACAATGTGTGGTCGGATCTGAACGGTGTGAAGCCGGGGGTGTTCGGTGGCAAGTCCGGGGTGAATGAGTTGAAGGTGTACGACGTGGCGGGCAATGTCACGACGGTCAGCTTCGTTCTGGATGTCACGGGGCCGACGGTGACGATGAAGACCGGGCGGGGTGAGACGGTGACGACGGGCAACGGGTCGTATGCGCGGGTGTCGTTCAAGCTGTTCGATCAGTACAAGATCGACCGGTTGACGCTCAACGGTGTGGAGAAGAACCTGACCGATAACACGTGGTCCGACCTCAACGGTGTGACTCCGGGCGCGTTCGGGGGGAAGCGGGGCGTGAACGAGTTGACGGTGTACGACGTCGTGGGCAACTCCACGACGCTGACCTTCACCCTCGCGGGGAACTGA
- a CDS encoding MarR family winged helix-turn-helix transcriptional regulator — protein MPAQEDLLRLENQVCFALVTASRNVVAVYRPILEPLGLTHPQYLVMLALWEQSPRTLSDLSEELAFDPATASPLVKRLEAQGLVSRARRIGDERALDIALTEAGWALRRHALDVPGKVLEAVGVDANTLERLRDALLPFAGRRGVSGS, from the coding sequence ATGCCCGCGCAAGAGGATCTGCTTCGGCTCGAGAACCAGGTGTGCTTCGCGCTCGTGACGGCATCACGGAACGTCGTGGCCGTCTACCGACCGATCTTGGAACCCCTCGGCCTTACGCATCCCCAGTACCTCGTGATGCTGGCGCTCTGGGAGCAGTCACCGCGCACGCTCTCCGACCTCTCGGAGGAACTCGCGTTCGATCCCGCGACCGCGTCGCCGCTCGTGAAAAGGCTCGAGGCCCAAGGACTCGTCTCGCGTGCGCGCCGGATCGGCGACGAGCGCGCACTCGACATCGCGCTGACCGAGGCGGGGTGGGCGCTGCGCCGCCACGCTCTCGACGTGCCGGGCAAAGTCCTCGAAGCAGTGGGTGTGGACGCGAACACGCTCGAGCGCCTGCGCGATGCGCTTCTTCCCTTCGCGGGACGACGTGGCGTTTCCGGATCGTGA
- the uvrB gene encoding excinuclease ABC subunit UvrB — MQTTRSVRPFEVISEYSPSGDQPEAIAQLAQRINAGETDVVLLGATGTGKSATTAWLVEAVQRPTLVLAHNKTLAAQLANEFRELMPNNAVEYFVSYYDYYQPEAYVPQTDTFIEKDSSINAEVERLRHSTTNSLLSRRDVVVVSTVSCIYGLGSPEEYLRAMVALQVGERYDRDALIRKFIAMQYNRNDVDFSRGNFRVRGDTIEIIPVYEEYAVRIEMFGDEIEGLYMLHPLTGDVVQKLDSVPIFPATHYAAGTETVQRAIGTIEHELEERLKELEGQNKLLEAQRLRMRTTFDLEMLQQLGFCSGIENYSRHLDGRLPGEPPHTLLDFFPDDFLMVIDESHVTVPQIGAMYEGDASRKRTLVEHGFRLPSALDNRPLRWDEFKNRVGQTVYLSATPGRYEMGIADGVVEQIIRPTGLIDPQIVVKPSKGQIDDLLEEIRVRAERDERVLVTTLTKKMAEELTDFLGEHGVRVRYLHSDVDTLRRVELLSELRAGVYDVLVGINLLREGLDLPEVSLVSILDADKEGFLRSGTSLIQTIGRAARNVSGEVHMYADTMTDSMTKAIEETDRRREKQIAYNLEHGIDPQPLRKRIADITEILAREASDTDRMLSGKSAAKTKSGRGKAPTPQLRREGIAAEGAEQLESTIADLSAQMLAAAEELKFELAARLRDEVQDLKKELRAMERAGHA, encoded by the coding sequence GTGCAGACCACACGTTCCGTCCGCCCCTTCGAAGTCATCAGTGAATACTCGCCGTCGGGAGACCAGCCAGAGGCGATCGCTCAGCTCGCGCAACGCATCAACGCCGGTGAGACCGACGTCGTCCTTCTCGGCGCGACCGGTACGGGAAAGTCGGCTACGACGGCCTGGCTCGTCGAAGCGGTGCAGCGTCCGACGCTCGTCCTGGCGCACAACAAGACTCTCGCGGCGCAGCTCGCGAACGAGTTCCGCGAACTCATGCCGAACAACGCGGTCGAGTACTTCGTGAGCTACTACGACTACTACCAGCCCGAGGCGTACGTCCCTCAGACAGACACCTTCATCGAGAAGGACTCCTCGATCAACGCCGAGGTGGAACGCCTCCGTCACTCGACGACGAACTCACTCCTCAGCAGACGAGACGTCGTCGTGGTCTCCACCGTCTCCTGCATCTACGGTCTCGGCTCGCCCGAGGAGTACTTGCGAGCCATGGTCGCCCTCCAAGTGGGGGAGCGCTACGACCGTGACGCATTGATCCGCAAGTTCATCGCGATGCAGTACAACCGCAACGACGTCGACTTCTCCCGCGGCAACTTCCGCGTTCGCGGCGACACGATCGAGATCATCCCGGTGTATGAGGAGTATGCGGTCCGCATCGAGATGTTCGGTGACGAGATCGAGGGTCTGTACATGCTGCATCCGCTCACGGGCGATGTCGTGCAGAAGCTCGATTCCGTGCCGATCTTCCCCGCGACGCACTACGCCGCCGGCACTGAGACCGTGCAGCGGGCGATCGGCACGATCGAGCACGAGCTCGAGGAGCGTCTCAAGGAGCTCGAAGGGCAGAACAAGTTGCTCGAGGCGCAGCGCCTCCGCATGCGGACGACCTTCGATCTCGAGATGTTGCAGCAGCTGGGATTCTGCTCGGGCATCGAAAACTATTCGCGTCACCTGGATGGTCGGCTTCCCGGCGAGCCGCCGCACACGCTGCTGGACTTCTTCCCCGACGACTTCCTCATGGTGATCGACGAGTCGCATGTCACGGTGCCGCAGATCGGCGCGATGTACGAGGGCGATGCATCGCGCAAGCGCACCCTCGTCGAGCACGGCTTCCGACTGCCGAGCGCACTCGACAACCGGCCACTGCGGTGGGACGAGTTCAAGAACCGCGTCGGTCAGACGGTCTACCTGTCGGCGACTCCGGGGCGTTACGAGATGGGCATCGCCGACGGCGTCGTGGAACAGATCATCCGTCCCACCGGACTCATCGATCCCCAGATCGTCGTCAAGCCCTCGAAGGGACAGATCGACGATCTCCTCGAGGAGATCCGCGTGCGGGCGGAGCGTGACGAGCGCGTACTCGTCACGACCCTCACGAAGAAGATGGCCGAAGAGCTCACCGACTTCCTCGGCGAGCACGGGGTCCGGGTGCGCTACCTGCATTCCGACGTCGACACGTTGCGGCGCGTCGAGCTTCTCAGCGAGCTGCGTGCCGGGGTATACGACGTGCTCGTCGGCATCAACCTGCTGCGTGAGGGTCTCGACCTTCCCGAGGTCTCGCTCGTATCGATCCTCGATGCCGATAAAGAAGGATTCCTCCGAAGCGGCACGTCGCTCATCCAGACCATAGGCCGCGCGGCCCGCAACGTGTCGGGAGAAGTGCACATGTACGCCGACACGATGACCGACTCGATGACCAAGGCGATCGAGGAGACGGATCGCCGGCGCGAGAAGCAGATCGCCTACAACCTCGAGCACGGCATCGATCCACAGCCGCTGCGGAAGCGCATTGCGGACATCACGGAGATCTTGGCGCGCGAGGCGTCTGACACCGACCGGATGCTCAGCGGCAAATCCGCCGCGAAGACGAAGTCCGGACGAGGCAAGGCGCCCACGCCTCAACTCCGACGAGAGGGCATCGCGGCGGAAGGTGCCGAGCAACTCGAGTCCACGATCGCGGATCTCAGCGCGCAGATGCTCGCGGCGGCGGAGGAGTTGAAGTTCGAGCTCGCCGCCCGCCTGCGCGACGAGGTGCAGGATCTCAAGAAGGAACTGCGCGCCATGGAACGCGCAGGGCACGCCTGA